The nucleotide sequence GCCGAGATCACGGTAGGATCCTTGATGCGTCAGCACGGCATACTCACCGCCGGTGACTTCCCGCACCGTGATACCGACGGGAGGCTCGAAGTCGTCGGTCACCGTGATCGCAGCGTCGTAGCGCAGGGCCTCCGGCGGTGTGTTGTCGGGGTCGTCATAGCTGATCCCCATCATTTGGGTGCCGGGGCCCAGATCGCCGGTGGCGCCCAAGGCGGAGGTGAGTTGGTCCCAGGCGAGACCACAGGTGGCGTAAGGTCCGACATGACGCACGCAGGCGACCCGACGGGCCGGGAGGGTTTGGATCGATACTTTCATGGCAAAGGGACGATAGGGAACGGAGCGAAAATCGACGCGGTGACTCTCCGCCTCGTAGTGGATGCGCGAACGCGCGGGCAGGGCGTAGTTGCGCAGCCGGAGGCGACGGAATGCGCTGGGGCTCTGGGTGTAGGCGCGGGCAAATGCGCGGCTGAAGGCCTCGTGAGACTCGTAGCCGGCGGCGAGGGCGACTTCGAGAATGCCGTCGGATCGGCAGTTCAGCTGCCAGGCCGCGCGTTCGAGTCGCAGTCGGCGCACCAGGGCGTGCATGGTTTCCCCGGTCATGCCCGTGAAGACCCGGTGGAAATGATACGGAG is from Synoicihabitans lomoniglobus and encodes:
- a CDS encoding AraC family transcriptional regulator; this translates as MQAVTLKDYKQRVLRVLDYIQAHLDEPLPVDALANVACLSPYHFHRVFTGMTGETMHALVRRLRLERAAWQLNCRSDGILEVALAAGYESHEAFSRAFARAYTQSPSAFRRLRLRNYALPARSRIHYEAESHRVDFRSVPYRPFAMKVSIQTLPARRVACVRHVGPYATCGLAWDQLTSALGATGDLGPGTQMMGISYDDPDNTPPEALRYDAAITVTDDFEPPVGITVREVTGGEYAVLTHQGSYRDLGRSYRHLMGTWLPRSGRELADTPCFEIYLTDPDSTAAADLLTDIHAPLIPLTP